In the genome of Chrysemys picta bellii isolate R12L10 chromosome 17, ASM1138683v2, whole genome shotgun sequence, one region contains:
- the LOC135976296 gene encoding uncharacterized protein LOC135976296, which translates to MEPAQLTAALMSTINTTRIILQYMQHQDLQNQARRRRQRWRRQSGHESDEDMDTDFSKSTGHRNLAILVAMGQVPDVERRVWARETSTDWWDRIVLQVWDDSQWLQNFRMRKGTFMELCDLLSPALKRQNTRMRAALTVEKRVAIALWKLATPDSYQLVGNQFGVGKSTVGAAVIQVANAITQVLLRKLVTLGNVQAIVDGFAAMGFPNCGGAIDGTHIPILVPEHQGTEYINRKGYFSMVLQALVDHKGRFTNINVGWPGRVHDARIFRNTTLFKGLQQGTYFPDQKITVGDVEMPIVILGDPAYPLMPWLMKPYTGSLDRSQELFNYRLSKCRMVVECAFARLKARWRSLLTRLDISQTNIPIVITACCVLHNLCESKGEMFMAGWEAEANRLASDYAQPDTRAIRTAQQGALRIREALKTSFMTGQGAMV; encoded by the coding sequence atggagcccgctcagctcaccgcagCACTTATGAGCACGataaacaccacgcgcattatcctgcagtatatgcagcaccaggacctgcaaaaccaggcgaggcggcgacggcagcgatGGCGACGGCAGAGCGGtcatgagagtgatgaggacatggacacagacttctctaaAAGCACGGGCCACCGCAATTTGGCCATCCTGGTGGCAATGGGGCAGGTTCCTGACGTGGAACGCAGAGTCTGGGCCCGGGAAacgagcacagactggtgggaccgcatcgtgttgcaggtgtgggacgattcccagtggctgcaaaactttcgcatgcgtaagggcacgttcatggaactttgtgacttgctgtcccctgccctgaagcgccagaataccaggatgagagcagccctcacagttgagaagcgagtggcgatagccctgtggaagcttgcaacgccagacagctaccagttagtcgggaatcaatttggagtgggcaaatctactgtgggggctgctgtgatccaagtagccaacgcaatcactcaggtgctgctacgaaagttagtgactctgggaaatgtgcaggctatagtggatggttttgctgcaatgggattccctaactgcggtggggcaatagacggaacccatatcccaaTCTTGGTACCAGAGCACCAAggcaccgagtacataaaccgcaaggggtacttttcaatggtgctgcaagcactggtggatcacaagggacgtttcaccaacatcaacgtgggatggccgggaagggttcatgacgctcgcatcttcaggaacactactctgtttaaagggctgcagcaagggacttactttccggaccagaaaataaccgttggggatgttgaaatgccaatagttattcttggggacccagcctaccccttaatgccatggctcatgaagccatacacaggcagcctggacaggagtcaggagctgttcaactacaggctgagcaagtgcagaatggtggtagaatgtgcatttgcacgtttaaaagcgcgctggcgcagtttactgactcggttagacatcagccaaaccaatattcccatcgttattactgcttgctgtgtgctccacaatctctgtgagagtaagggggagatgtttatggcggggtgggaggctgaggcaaatcgacTGGcctctgattacgcacagccagacaccagggcgattagaacagcgcagcagggcgcgctgcgcatcagagaagctttgaaaaccagtttcatgactggccagggggctatggtgtga
- the LOC101948369 gene encoding olfactory receptor 1f45-like, whose translation MDSTNGSLHPHFLLLGLSSHPGQEHLLFSLFLCMYLLNLLGNLLILLLTLSDPRLRGSPMYFFLSHLSLVDVCFTSTTMPKMLANLRARRQGIPYTGCLVQMYFFVAFAITENFLLGVMALDRYLAICRPLRYAVLMSPLRRQALVGSSWMLAHIHSLLHTLLMSRLSFCGRTRLPHFFCDFQPLLALACSRKRLNELLSFLEGGVLIIGPFLLIVLSYARILWAVLRVPERRGKAFQTCGAHLAVVGLFYGTAISVYFRPLSSYSGDRDKLATVMYTVVTPTLNPFIYSLRNQDIKAALRQGLDRLRGAWWGWGQER comes from the coding sequence ATGGACAGCACCAACGGCAGCCTCCACCCTCACTTCCTCCTGCTGGGGCTTTCCAGCCACCCCGGCCAGGAgcacctcctcttctccctcttcctctgcATGTACCTCCTCAACCTACTGGGCAACCTACTGATCCTGCTGCTGACCCTCTCCGACCCCCGCCTGCGCGGCTctcccatgtatttcttcctcagcCACCTCTCGCTGGTGGACGTCTGCTTCACCTCCACCACCATGCCCAAGATGCTAGCCAACCTGCGTGCCCGGCGCCAGGGCATCCCGTACACCGGGTGCCTGGTGCAGATGTACTTCTTTGTGGCCTTCGCCATCACCGAGAACTTTCTGCTGGGTGTCATGGCTTTGGACCGCTACCTGGCCATCTGCCGGCCCCTGCGCTACGCCGTCCTTATGAGCCCTCTGCGGCGCCAGGCGCTGGTGGGCTCTTCCTGGATGCTGGCCCATATCCACTCCCTGCTGCACACCCTGCTGATGTCCCGGCTCTCCTTCTGCGGCCGCACCCGCCTCCCGCATTTCTTCTGCGACTTCcagcccttgctggccttggcctgctcccggaagcggctcaACGAGCTACTCAGCTTCTTGGAGGGGGGCGTCCTCATCATCGGGCCCTTCCTCCTCATCGTCCTCTCCTACGCCCGCATCCTCTGGGCCGTGCTCCGGGTGCCCGAGAGGCGCGGCAAGGCCTTCCAGACCTGCGGTGCCCACCTGGCTGTGGTGGGGCTCTTCTATGGCACGGCCATCAGCGTCTACTTCCGGCCCCTCTCCAGCTACTCCGGGGACAGGGACAAACTGGCCACGGTCATGTACACCGTGGTCACCCCCACGCTCAACCCCTTCATCTACAGTCTGCGCAACCAGGACATAAAGGCCGCCCTGCGCCAGGGCCTAGACAGGCTAAGGGGGGCgtggtggggctggggtcaggagagGTAG